GCGATTTCTTCAAAAGAAGTTGCAGAGTTTACTGCTACAGTAAGCTTGTCTCCACCAGATCCTTTTTTAGTTGTAACGATAAATACACCGTTAGAACCTCTAGAACCGTAAAGTGCAGCACCGTTTGCACCTTTAATAATGTTAATATCCTCGATAATGTTAGGATCTAAAGCAGTAAGTACTTGAGATGAAGAAATTACACCATCAATTACAATTAAAGCTTGGTTGTCACCAGTTAAAGATCTGTTACCTCTCAAGTTAATACGTACATTTTGGTTTACACCACTGTTTGTAGTATTAATTTGAAGACCAGATACCTTACCAGCAAGACCTTGAGCTACGTTAGGGTTTTGTGCTTGAGTAAGTTCTTCACTCTTCACAACCTGGTTAGCAGTTGTAATCTCATCCTGCTTACGCTTAATACCTAAGGCAGTTACAACAACTTCGTCCAGTTCCTCACCAGCTTCAAGTTTAACATTAACTGTGTTACTTGCTCCTACAGTTTGATTTTGTGTAGTAAAACCAATGTAAGAAAATACTAAAATGTCTCCTGTAGACGCTGAGATAGAATAATTACCATCAAAGTCTGTTTGAGTACCATTTGAAGTACCTTGAATAATGACGTTTACACCTGGAAGCGGTAAGCCGCTACCATCGGTTACCGTACCGGTAATCGTCTTTGATTGTGCAAAGGTCATTTGCACCATAAACGCTAAGAATAGCGTTAAAATTCCACTAAATTTTGTTCTCATTTTATAATTTATTTGAATTAGCCAACGCCAAAAGTGCTAATAAAAACTTAAATATGCAATATATATTAGGAAAATATTAATTTTTTAAAATTTAGATTAAGCTTTACCAATCTTTCAGTTTATAAGTGGTTTCAATGAATTTTGTGTAATAAAAAACGCCACCCTTTTAAGGTGGCGTTAATTTTACTTTAAAAAGGTTTTGTTAATAACCTGGATTTTGCTCTAATCCACTTAAGTCAACTTCTCTTGCTGGAATAGGTAAAATAGTCTTGTTTTGACCTGGTGCAGACTCAGCCTCATTAGGCATGCCTGGACGTCTCAAGTTTAAACCGTTTCTTAAAAGATCCATTCTACGTTGTCCTTCAAATGCTAATTCTTTACGTCTTTCATTTAAGATCTGGTCTAGTGTTAAAGCACCTAATGGTGGTAAATTTGCTCTGTCTCTTAAGTCATTGATATCATCAAGTGGGGCGGCACCAATAGTACTTCCGTTTCTAAAGTTAGCTTCAGCTCTAGTTAAATATGCTTCAGTAACTCTTAAAACAGGTGCATTATCTGAGTTTGTGTTCCCATCAGGAAATTTACTTGTAAATAATCTGTCTTCACCTGAAGCAGACGTACCTGTTTGAGTAAGTGTGAACCTTAAATCACCAGCTTCTTCTTGGTAAGCTTCAATTAAATTATCAGTAAAAGGAGCGTCACCACGACCAGCTGGAGCAGGATTTGTTAAGCCTGAAAAACCTTGGCCACTATCTTGACCATCTGCAGGTGTGTTGACTAATGTGAAAAAGAACTCAGTTGATTGCGTATTGTAGAATGTATAGTTTGTAGCTAATACAAACTCATCGTTACTAATAGCATCATTTGCTAAAGTTGCTGCTTCGCCAAAACGCTCTTGGTATAAATAAAGACGCGCTAATAATAATTGCGCAGCACCAGTAGTAGCTCTTGAGTTGTCTGCATTTGTTAATGACGGTATAGCTTCTGTTAAATCCTGCTCAATTTGTGCGTGTATGTCATTAACTGTATTTCTTGGAGGATTTGCTTCTCCAGAAATTGAGAATGGTTCAGTAACTAAAGGAACAGCTAATGTAGTTCCGCCACCAACTTGTAATGGCTGACCAAATAAATTAACTAATTTAAAGTATACTAATGCACGCATAAATTTAGCTTCAGCAATCACTTGAGCACGCTCTTCTTCTGTGAAGTTTTCATCTTCAATTGTAGGAACGAATGCAATTACGTTGTTTGCTGCACCAATAACTTCATAGTTGTCATCATAAATGGCAAATATTGAAGTGTTGTCTGCTTGTGTTTCGTATGTTCTTATGTCGTTAAATGTTGGAAATGAGCCTACAAAATCAACATTATCTGCTTGCCACTCTGTAGCTAATGTAGATGTACCATTAAGAACATCGTCTTGTTGTGCAAAACTGTATACACCAACTAATGCTCCTTGAGCACCTGCTTCACTTGAAAATACTTGTTCTGTAGACTGGTCATCTTCAGGAAGTACATTCAATTCATCTTCGCAGCTTGTAAATGCTAAAGCTGTGATTAGAATAAATAAATATTTATATGTTTTCATGTCTTTTCTTTTTTCAATTAAAATGTTAGTGTTGCTCCGAATAAGAATGACTTAGACTGAGGTGGTGTAAAAAATGTTTCACCTTGTCCTAAAGCAGAGCTTGTGTCTGTAACTTCAGGATCAATACCTTCTAAGTTGTCTGCTTTTATAGTAAATAGGTTAGTAGCTGTTGCATAAAGTCTCACGCTTTTTACTAAACCAATTTTTTCCATAAATGTTTCTGGGATAGAGTATCCTAGAGTTACATTTTTCATTCTAAAATAAGAACCATCTCTTAACTGTAATGTTGATCTCTGATCGAATGTAGAGAATGTTGGGCTGTCAAAAGCAGGTACATATGCATTGTCACCTGGTTGTTGCCAAACGTCTAATAACGCTCTTCTGTTGTTGAAACTTCCTGAAGCTGCATTATCAGTAAACCTTAAACCGTCAATATAAATATCATTACCAACACTAAAGTTTGCTAATAAGTTAAGATCGAAGTTTTTGTATCTAAAGGTATTTGTAATACCACCAACAAAATCTGGGTTTGCATCTCCAACAACAACTCTATCGCTTGCAGTTGGTGTAGTTGTAACGTTCCCATCTCTATCTAACCATTCAGCATCTCCAGTTTGTGGGTTAACACCAACATATCTTATTAGATAAAATGTGTTTACAGACTCACCTACAATTGCTCTTTGAGATGCAGATCCAGCAACAAATTCTCTGCCTTGGTCATCTACTGCAGCACCTGGTAATGAATTAACTTTATTTTCATTAATACCAACATTTATACTAGTTGTCCATGTAAAGTTGTCATTTCTAACGTTATCAGTAGTTAAGCTGATATCAAATCCAGTGTTTTCAATCTCACCAATGTTTTCTGGTCTTGAATTTTGTCCTGGGAAAGCAGCAACTGATAATGGTACGTTTAATATAAGGTCTGATGTTACTTTGTTGTAGTAATCAACAGTTAAAGATATTCTATTGTTAAACAAAGATGTTGCAAAACCTAAGTCGTAAGATTTAGACTCTTCCCATCTTAAATCTGGGTTTCCAGGTGAATCTGGTGCTAAACCAGCAGAACCATTATATTGACCAATTACACCACCTTGGTATAATGCTAAAGAGCTAAAGTTACCAATCCTGTCATTACCTGTTGTACCATAACTTGCTCTAAGCTTTAGGTTGTTTAACCAATCAACATCTTCTAAAAATGCTTCTTCAGAGATGTTCCATCCACCGGCTACTGCGTAGAATGTACCAAACTGCTCATTAGCTCCAAATCGAGAAGATCCATCTCTTCTTAAAGATCCTTCTACTACATATTTGTTGTCGTAAGCATAGTTTACTCTTCCGAAATAACCTACTAATCTGTTTTCTGTTGCACCAGATGTAGTAGTTGTTTTTTCTGCAGCAGAAACTACGTTTATACTTGCGTCACTTACGAAACCAGTACCAGCTACTGTAGATGTTCTAATTTTGTTCTCTTCATAAGAGATACCAACTACTGCACCAACAGAGTGTACATCATTAAACGTTTTGTCAAAGTTTAAAGAGTTAGTTAAAAGAACTCTATTATCTTGAGCATAGCTGTTAGAAGCTGAGCCACCAGGAGTGTTAATGTCAAAAGAACGTTGCTGCTCCTCAATTAAAACTCTATCTACACCAAATTTTGAAGTAAAACTTAAGTAATCTGTAATTCCGGCAGTTGCGAAAAAGTTACCTGTTAATCTCGATTGATCAGATTTGTTGATGTCTAAAGATTCAATTGCTATTGTGTTTGCAATAAAGCCAGTGTTTACAAACTGTCCATTTTCATCTCTTGGTTCAACCCAAGGTCTTATTAAATAAGCAGATGTAAGTGGAGCAAACGTACTGTTCTCTGCACCTACTCTGTCAAATTCGTTTAAACTAACACCAATGTTTGCACCTACATCCAACCAATCATTAGCTTCGTGGTTAATGTTTATACGGCCAGCAGTTCTTTTAAGTCCGTTTCCAATAATAAATCCTTCTTCATTTTTAAAGTTTGTACTAATAAAGAATGAAGTTTTTTCACTACCACCACTTACAGAGGCATCTATATTTTTAGAGATTCCAGTTCTTGTAACACCATCTACCCAATCAAAATCACCTTGAGGTAAGTCGTCTGGAGAAGTTACTCCTGCGAAGTAACCTGCATCAACTGCATATTGTCTAAACTCGTCTGCAGTCATCATATCAAATGTGTCTGTAGATTCGCTGAAAGCAGTATTCATATTTAATGTTACTCTAGTATCTTGCCCTTTCTTACCAGTCTTAGTTGTAATTAATACAACACCATTAGATCCTCTTGATCCGTATACAGCAGTTGCCGATGCATCTTTTAGTACTGAGATAGATGCAATATCATTAGGGTTTATGTTTGCTAAAGGGTTAAGTCCTTGGTTCGCACCTTGGTTTGATGTAAGGTCTGTATCATTTAATGGTACACCGTCTACAACAAATAAAGGTCTAGCTCCAGATGAAACTGATGCAACACCACGAATTTTAATTGTTGGAGCAGCTCCAAGAACACCAGAAGATTGTACTACTTGTACACCAGCTGCCTGGCCTTGAATCAATTCTTGAGGAGAATTTGCGGGAATGTCTCTTAAAGCCTCTTCGTCTACCACAGAAACACTTTGTATAAGCTTACGCTTATTTTGTTGTCCAAATGCTACAACTACTACTTCGTCTAGCTCTGCTGTGCTTTCTGCAAGGGTAACGTTAATGTTGGTTTTGCTTCCTACAAGCTGTTCTTGTGTTTTGAAACCAATAAAAGAGTACACTAAAGTACTTGTTTAGCTTGCGTTGATAGAATAATTTCCATCGAAATCTGTTTGGGTTCCATTAGAGGTCCCTTTTACAATAATTGTAACACCTGGTAGTGGTAAGCCAGAATTATCTGTAACCACACCTGTTACGGTTTTGTCCTGTGCAAAAGAAAATTGCACGACAAACGCTAGGATTAGCGTTAAAATTCCACTAAACTTTGTTTTCATCTTATAATTTATTTGAATTAGCCGGCACGAAACTCAGCAATAAACCTAATAATTGCAATGTTTATGAACACTATTATTTGCTTTTAACATATTTTAACATTTGTTGGTTAAAATTTTGTAAAAAAGCTTAGGTGTACTTTCGTGTTGTCGAATTTAAATGACTGATCGCTTGTTTTTCCATTAGCAAAAACAACTTTTAATAAACCCGAATTGGTGTAAAGCCCTAAACCAAAACCAATACTCACGAGTTGCTGCTTTATGCCTAACACATCATTTTCATAATAAGCATAATCTAACACAGAGTGCGTATAAAGATTTGGAGATAAGATATAGCGAAATTCAGACTGAAATGAATTTAAAAGAGATGCATCTATACTATTTTCTTCAAATCCTCTAATTGATTGAATGCCTCCAAACCTAAACAGTTCATTTGTTATGTAGTTTTCTGTTAATAGTATTGAAGCGTAGTTTTTTGCAAACAAATAACTTCTGTCACTAAGTTGATAATTGTATTGAGAATTAATAGAACCTCTAACTTGGGTGTCCTCTAGCAATTCGGTAGATCTTTTCCCCACTAAACTGTTTAGGCTAACGTGAAATGTAGTCGGGAATAGCTTGTTGGATGAAAGTTGTTCTGTTTTACCTCCAAAATCTACGTAGTTAGAAGTGTAGTCTACAATGGTGGTACCTGCAATTGGTTCCTCTTCAAGGTTGCTGGATGTTGTTCCTTTGTAGCCTAAATAAATATTAGAGTTATTGGTGATTTGATAATTTAGTCGCGCATTTTGGTCAACAGTAACAAACGTAGAATCTCTTTTGAATATTTCAAGGTCTAACAATAAGCCCATTGGAGTCTTGAGTAAATATGGAAGATTAATGCCAGATTTAAATTGTACTTGTTCCCTTCCGTCAGACTTATAGGTTAGATTAAGAGATTCTCCAAAATCTAAATTATTAGTAAGATTTAAATCTAGGTACCCATTAAATTCAAGATTGCCAGTTTCTGCATTATTTGAAAAGCCTAAAAACCCATCAAATGAATTAGATTTTTTCTTCTCTATATATAAATAGACACTAGTGGAATCTTTAGTGAATAGAATTTCAGGATCTTTTTTAGTAGTCGCAAAACTTAAATTGTCTAACTGTTTAGATTTTCGCTTTAATGTTTCTCTATTAAAAGGTTGTTTAACTTTTAGCCTTGCGCCATACCTTATAAATGAATTAGGAAATTTTTCATAACCATTTATAATTATCTTATCAATTGTTCTTTGTTTAGTACTTTCTAGACTTAAATCTGCATAAAGTGATGTTTTGTTAATTTTTATGTTTTTTAAGCTTAGTGAGCTAAATGGAGATTCAGAGTTTGCTTGTAAATTATTTAGATAGTTTAATATGCTTTGCGTTTTGCTTATAGGTATTTTTATTCTTGACTCTTTAGCGTTTGGGTCTACAGATTTTAGTTGTTTCAGGGTGAATGTGGATTGTGGAATATCAATAAATATTGAATCTACCTGTTTTCCTAAGTTTAAAGTGCTTTCAAAAATACTGTCGTTAACCTTTTGTATAGGTGTTGCCTTCAGATTTATAAATCCTTTATTTTGAAGATTGTTGAAAATAGAGTCAATTGATGAAGAAAGCTTTGAAAAGTTTTTGAATCTTTTCAGTGCTAATGAGTTGTCTAAATGTTTCAAATTTAAAGTATCCTCAACTTTAATTTGAAGTTTTAGGTCTTGTGAAAAAACATTACTAAAATTTAGTAGGTATATATTAAGGACAATAAAAACTATTCTCTTCAATGCTGATTTATTTTCTGAATATAAATAACGTTATTATAAGGTAATTTATGCGAGTTGAGAAAGCTTTTTAAAACTGCTGAAGAAAATTAATGTCTTATCGTTTGATTTACTGAAAAATAGTACTACATTTGCCAACCCTAAAAATAGGGATATTTTATTTTTAATAATTAGTGTATAGAATAATATGCCAACAATTTCACAATTAGTACGAAAAGGAAGAGCCAAAATTACCAAGAAGAGTAAATCGGCTGCTTTAGATTCGTGTCCTCAGAGACGTGGAGTATGTACGCGTGTTTACACAACTACACCAAAGAAACCAAACTCTGCAATGCGTAAAGTAGCGCGTGTACGTTTGACTAATGGTAAGGAAGTAAACGCATACATTCCAGGTGAGGGTCACAATCTTCAAGAGCACTCGATAGTATTGGTAAGAGGTGGAAGGGTAAAAGATTTGCCAGGAGTTAGATACCACATTGTTCGTGGAGCCTTGGATACCGCAGGTGTCGCAGGAAGAACGCAACGTCGATCTAAGTATGGTGCAAAACGCCCAAAGAAGTAAAACAAAAAACTTTTTTTAAAGAGAAGACATGAGAAAAAGACAGGCAAAAAAGAGACCTCTTTTACCAGATCCAAAATTTAATGATCAGTTAGTGACTCGTTTCGTTAACATGATGATGTGGGATGGTAAAAAATCTGTAGCGTTTAAGATTTTCTACGACGCAATGGAGGTAGTAGAGGAAAAAAAGCAGGATGACGAAAAATCTGCTTTAGAAGTATGGAAAGAAGCGTTATCAAATGTGATGCCTCACGTAGAAGTGAGAAGTCGTCGTGTTGGTGGTGCAACATTTCAGATACCAATGCAAATACGTCCAGACCGTAAGGTGTCAACTGCAAT
This region of Croceibacter atlanticus HTCC2559 genomic DNA includes:
- a CDS encoding BamA/TamA family outer membrane protein, yielding MKHLDNSLALKRFKNFSKLSSSIDSIFNNLQNKGFINLKATPIQKVNDSIFESTLNLGKQVDSIFIDIPQSTFTLKQLKSVDPNAKESRIKIPISKTQSILNYLNNLQANSESPFSSLSLKNIKINKTSLYADLSLESTKQRTIDKIIINGYEKFPNSFIRYGARLKVKQPFNRETLKRKSKQLDNLSFATTKKDPEILFTKDSTSVYLYIEKKKSNSFDGFLGFSNNAETGNLEFNGYLDLNLTNNLDFGESLNLTYKSDGREQVQFKSGINLPYLLKTPMGLLLDLEIFKRDSTFVTVDQNARLNYQITNNSNIYLGYKGTTSSNLEEEPIAGTTIVDYTSNYVDFGGKTEQLSSNKLFPTTFHVSLNSLVGKRSTELLEDTQVRGSINSQYNYQLSDRSYLFAKNYASILLTENYITNELFRFGGIQSIRGFEENSIDASLLNSFQSEFRYILSPNLYTHSVLDYAYYENDVLGIKQQLVSIGFGLGLYTNSGLLKVVFANGKTSDQSFKFDNTKVHLSFFTKF
- a CDS encoding SusC/RagA family TonB-linked outer membrane protein, whose translation is MYSFIGFKTQEQLVGSKTNINVTLAESTAELDEVVVVAFGQQNKRKLIQSVSVVDEEALRDIPANSPQELIQGQAAGVQVVQSSGVLGAAPTIKIRGVASVSSGARPLFVVDGVPLNDTDLTSNQGANQGLNPLANINPNDIASISVLKDASATAVYGSRGSNGVVLITTKTGKKGQDTRVTLNMNTAFSESTDTFDMMTADEFRQYAVDAGYFAGVTSPDDLPQGDFDWVDGVTRTGISKNIDASVSGGSEKTSFFISTNFKNEEGFIIGNGLKRTAGRININHEANDWLDVGANIGVSLNEFDRVGAENSTFAPLTSAYLIRPWVEPRDENGQFVNTGFIANTIAIESLDINKSDQSRLTGNFFATAGITDYLSFTSKFGVDRVLIEEQQRSFDINTPGGSASNSYAQDNRVLLTNSLNFDKTFNDVHSVGAVVGISYEENKIRTSTVAGTGFVSDASINVVSAAEKTTTTSGATENRLVGYFGRVNYAYDNKYVVEGSLRRDGSSRFGANEQFGTFYAVAGGWNISEEAFLEDVDWLNNLKLRASYGTTGNDRIGNFSSLALYQGGVIGQYNGSAGLAPDSPGNPDLRWEESKSYDLGFATSLFNNRISLTVDYYNKVTSDLILNVPLSVAAFPGQNSRPENIGEIENTGFDISLTTDNVRNDNFTWTTSINVGINENKVNSLPGAAVDDQGREFVAGSASQRAIVGESVNTFYLIRYVGVNPQTGDAEWLDRDGNVTTTPTASDRVVVGDANPDFVGGITNTFRYKNFDLNLLANFSVGNDIYIDGLRFTDNAASGSFNNRRALLDVWQQPGDNAYVPAFDSPTFSTFDQRSTLQLRDGSYFRMKNVTLGYSIPETFMEKIGLVKSVRLYATATNLFTIKADNLEGIDPEVTDTSSALGQGETFFTPPQSKSFLFGATLTF
- the rpsG gene encoding 30S ribosomal protein S7 → MRKRQAKKRPLLPDPKFNDQLVTRFVNMMMWDGKKSVAFKIFYDAMEVVEEKKQDDEKSALEVWKEALSNVMPHVEVRSRRVGGATFQIPMQIRPDRKVSTAMKWLISFARKRNEKSMANKLAAEILAAAKEEGAAVKKRTDTHKMAEANKAFSHFRF
- the rpsL gene encoding 30S ribosomal protein S12 gives rise to the protein MPTISQLVRKGRAKITKKSKSAALDSCPQRRGVCTRVYTTTPKKPNSAMRKVARVRLTNGKEVNAYIPGEGHNLQEHSIVLVRGGRVKDLPGVRYHIVRGALDTAGVAGRTQRRSKYGAKRPKK
- a CDS encoding carboxypeptidase-like regulatory domain-containing protein, whose amino-acid sequence is MKTKFSGILTLILAFVVQFSFAQDKTVTGVVTDNSGLPLPGVTIIVKGTSNGTQTDFDGNYSINAS
- a CDS encoding RagB/SusD family nutrient uptake outer membrane protein; this encodes MKTYKYLFILITALAFTSCEDELNVLPEDDQSTEQVFSSEAGAQGALVGVYSFAQQDDVLNGTSTLATEWQADNVDFVGSFPTFNDIRTYETQADNTSIFAIYDDNYEVIGAANNVIAFVPTIEDENFTEEERAQVIAEAKFMRALVYFKLVNLFGQPLQVGGGTTLAVPLVTEPFSISGEANPPRNTVNDIHAQIEQDLTEAIPSLTNADNSRATTGAAQLLLARLYLYQERFGEAATLANDAISNDEFVLATNYTFYNTQSTEFFFTLVNTPADGQDSGQGFSGLTNPAPAGRGDAPFTDNLIEAYQEEAGDLRFTLTQTGTSASGEDRLFTSKFPDGNTNSDNAPVLRVTEAYLTRAEANFRNGSTIGAAPLDDINDLRDRANLPPLGALTLDQILNERRKELAFEGQRRMDLLRNGLNLRRPGMPNEAESAPGQNKTILPIPAREVDLSGLEQNPGY